Genomic DNA from Haloplanus sp. HW8-1:
TCCAGAGCTCTTCGCCGTACATCTTGGGGGTGAACTCCGTGCGCGCCATCCCGTCGCCGTGTTCGCCCGAGAACGACCCGTGGTGTTCGAGCACCAGATCGGTCACGTCCTCCGTGATCGAGTGCATCTTCTGGATCCCTTCGTCCTCTTTGAGGTTGAGGATCGGGCGGATGTGGAGCGTCCCGCTCCCGGCGTGGGCGAAGTAGGCCGCGGAGGTGCCGTGGTCCTCGAGCACCTCCTCGAACTCGAAGACGTACTCGGCCAGTTCCTCGGGGGGTACCGTCGCGTCCTCGATGAACGGGTACGGCTTGGGGTCGCCTTCCATCCCCATCAGCAGGGGGATGGCGGCCTTGCGGAGCTTCCAGATGTCGGCCTGATCCGCCTCGGTGTAGGCCTCGACGGCGTGGAAGGCGTCGCCGTTCTCGACGAAGTAGTCGTTGGTCTCGGCGATGGCCGCCTCGAAGTCGTCGACGAGTTCCGAGTCGAACTCCAACATCAGCGCGGCCGTCGTCCCCTCGGGGATCACGTCGACGTACTGGGCGTACTCCGTCGAGTCGGCGGCGAGTTGGAACACTTCGTCGTCCATCAACTCCACCGCGCCCACGTCGAACTGGAGCGCCTCGGGTACCGCCTCCATCGTCTCGACGAGGTCGTCGAAACAGTAGAGCACCAACGCCGTCTCCTCGGGCAGGGTGACGAGCGACACCTCTGCCTCGACGATGACGCCGAGGGTCCCCTCGGCGCCGACAAGGAGTTTGGAGAGGTTGATGACCTCCTCGCCCGCGTCGTTCTCGTAGATGACCTTCTGGAGGTTGTAGCCCGACACCGACCGCTTGAGGTCGGGATACTTCTCTTCGATCTCCGCCTCGTGATCTTCGACGAGTCGGCGAACCGTCTCGTAGATGTCCGCTTCCAGGCCGTCGCCGGCGACCTTCTCGTCCCACTCGTCGCTGTCGAGGACGATCTCCTCGGTGTGGATCAGCGACCCGTCCGCGAGTACCACGTCCAGTTCCTCGGTGTAGGCGTCGGTGATGCCGTAGCGAACCGAGTGGGCACCCGTGGAGTTGTTACCGATACCGCCCACGACCGTCGACCGGTTCGAGGACGCCGGATCCGGCGCGAACTTCAGGCCGTACTGCTCGAGGTGAGTGTCGAGGTGGTCCTGCACGACGCCGGGCTGGACCACCGCCCGCTGGCCGTCCGGATCGACGTCGACGATGTCGTCCATGTAGCGCGTGAAGTCGATGACGACACAGCCCGGGCCGACCGTCTGGCCGCCGAGTGAGGACCCCGTCCCACGGGGTAGAATCGGGACGCCGTGTTCGGCCGCTGTCTCGACGGTATGCTGAACGTCGTCGACCGTCTTCGGCAACACGACGCCCGCCGGCTTCGCCTGGTAGATGCTGCCGTCGGTCGCGTAGAGCACCTGTGCGTACTCGTCGAAGGAAACGTCCCCTTGGACCCCCGAGCGTAAGTCCTCGGCCAACGCCCGGTACTCCTCGGCGTCCGGGTGTTCGTGCCCCAACGAACCCGCCGAAGTCTCTAATCCCGTTGATCGTTCATCAATGGCCATGCCTCTCACACCGGACTGACCCGATTTAACTCCTGCGCTGCCGTATCGGCGGCTACGTGTCGCTATCCGGCGTTTAACACGAACGTTCGGCGCAAACGCGGTATCCGTAACGTGCCACACGACCGATCACGCGAGCCGACCCGGACCGAGTGCAACCCGTGTCGGCAGCGGGGCCGCCCGCGGTCCATGGCTCGGCGGACGCCTACAGATACGATTTGTCGATGCCCGCACCGACCGTGTAGTTCGGGTCGACCATGTTGCCGAGGCGGACCTGTCCGACCTGCGTCAGGAGCATGTACGCCTCCATCTCGTCGAAGCCGTAGTCGTCGGCCAGCCACGCCACCAGATCGGCGTAGGCGGTGCGCGCGGCGTCCTCCATCGGGCGGGCGCTCCCGACGCTCATCACGAAGTCCTCGGACTCCAGGCGTGGCCACTCCAGGTCCCAGTCCTCGACGACGTCGACCGTGATCGTGGTCGTGGTCGGAATCTCGATGGCGACCCCACAGAGTTCGCCGTCCCCTTGGGCCGCGTGACAGTCGCCGAGGTAGAGATACCCACCCTCTACCTCGACCGGGAGGTAGATCGTGTTCCCGGGACGCACGTCGGGGAGGTCCATGTTGCCGCCGTGTTTGAACGGCGTCAGCGCGTTCACCGAGTCGATCCGGGGCGACGTGCCGATGGTGCCGACGAACGGTTCGTAAGGGATGGTAATGTCGTCGTCCCAGACCGTCCCCTCGGTCGTGACGCGCAGTTTCTTCACGATTTCGGGCAGCGGATCGTGGAGCATCGCGGTCCGGTCCGTCGCCGAGAGCCCGCCGAAGTACGGAACCGTACAGGTCGTGCCGCGGGGCTGTGGCCCCCGCGGTTCGATGCGCTCGATGGTGACCGCCAGCGCGTCGCCGGGCGTCGCCCCCGCGACGGTGATGGGACCGTTCTGTGGGTTGTGGCCCTCCCCGAGGACTTCGCTCGGCAGGTCGTCCTCCGTCTCGATGGCTCCCTCGAAGGCGTCCTCGGTCTCCACTGCGACGGTGTCGCCAGGCTCGATCTCCAACACCGGCTCGGCGTACGGGCCGACGGTGTAGTGGTACTCACCCTGCTTCGCCGCCGTGAGTTCGTGTGCAGTCACGTCCGCTCTCTCTTCTCCAGCGGAACTTAAAATGATATCACGGTGACGCGAGGGAGACGGTACCGCCCGGATCGTCGCCCACGTGGGCGGTTCCGGCGAGTGGCTCCGTCACGGCCGACTCCGTTGCTCCCGCGGCGGTGGGTCGCGGGGCGACTGCGAATCTTTTTGTCGGCGGGGGGCCCTCCCTTGGACGGAATGAGCCTGCTTCACGTCTGTCTGAACGTCGCCGACGCGGCGGAATCGATCGCGTTCTACGAGCAGTTCGGCTTCGAGGAATCGTGGTCGTTCGTGACGCCCGACGGCGAGACGGAAAACCGCTACGTCGCCGACGAGAACGGCATGGAGATCCAGCTCTCCGAAACCGCCGGTGAAACCGAGTTCGACGAGGGCACCGCCTGGGACCACCTCGCCGTCGTCGTCGACGACGTCGACGCCGTCTTCGAGGGGATCGACCACTACGGCGTCGTCGAGGAACCCGGCGATCAGCCCGCGGCCGGGGCACGCACCGCGTTCGTCGAGGACCCGGACGGTCACGTCGTCGAACTCGTCGAGCCGCTGGAGTAGGGCGCGCCCGAGCGGTCGTCGCGGAAGGGGCGTCGCGAGGCCGTCTCCTGTACGCGGTGTGTCTACACGGCGTTCTACAGGGGACGCCGGCCGAACGAGGTGGTCGACCTGTTCGTCGGCTGACCGCGCGTGGCTCGCGTACCGCAGACTCATGCCGTCGACGGAACGACGAGAGCGGTGGCTGTCCGGTCGAGCCGAACCAATAACGGGAGTCGAGGGAACGCCGATCTAGAGGACGCCGGCGGCCCGTGCCTTGTCGACGATGTCCTGAGCCATCTTGTTGGTGGCCTCGTCGACCATCTGGCCGTCGACGGAGACGGCGCCTTTGCCCTCTTCCATCGCCTCGGCGTAGGCTTCGACGATGCGCTCGGCGCGTTCGGCGACCTCCGGATCGGGCGCGAACACTTCGTTGCCGAGTTCGATCTGACTCGGGTGGATGGCCCACTTGCCGTCACAGCCGATCATGTTGGCGCGCTCCGCGGACGTACGGAAGCCCTCGGGGTCGTCGATGTCGGCGTACGGGCCGTCCAGACAGGGCAGGCCGGCGCTTTTCGCCGCGGCGTTACACTCCGAGAGCGCGTGGTGCCAGTAGTGGCCGGGGTACTCCGGGAACTGGCCGATGTCCAGTCCGGGCGTCCCCATCGCGGCGGAGTAGTCGCCGGGGCCGAAGATGATCGAGGAGAGTCGATCCGAGGAGTGGGCGATCTCGTGGACGTTGTGCATCCCCTCGCCGTCCTCGATCTGGGGTTCGAGACCGATGCGCCCGACCTCCAGGCCGTTGTTCTCCTCGACCTGCGTGAGGAGGTTCGCGACCGTGTGGACGTCGCTCGGCCCCGCGACCTTCGGGATGATGATGTCGTCGATATACTCGCCCGCCTGACCGACGACCTCGATGATGTCGTCGTACCACCACTTGGTGTCGATGCCGTTCATCCGGAACGACAGGATCTTCTCGGACCAGTCGTGTGTTTTGGCTGCCTCGACGAGCGGTTCGCGGGCGTCGGCTTTCGCGTTCGGCGCCACGGAGTCCTCTAGGTCGAGGAAGACCTCGTCGGCGTCACTCCGCGACGCGCTCTCCATGAAGTCGGGATCGCTGGCCGGCGTCGCGAGTTGCGTCCGCCGGAGTTCTACGTCTTCAGACATTGTTTCCACCACACATAGTGGCCGGTCGCCACCAAATAAAGATTCCTCAGTCAGCGTGTTTTCGACAATCGACGAACACTGTCGGTGTTGTCTCCCCGATGACCGTCCCTGGAGGCGTCGAGTGACCGCCACACCGCGACTCGCAACGCTTTTCCGGTCGGCGGGACGACCGATTACATGGCAAACGACGTTCCCGAGACGGATCCCTTTTCGTCGAAACTGCAGGTACCGGAGGCACTGACGTTCGACGACGTGCTCCTCCGCCCGATGGAGAGTCACGTCGAACCCGACGAGGCCGACGTGTCGACGCGAGTGTCCACGAACGTCACCCTCAACATCCCCATCCTATCGGCCGCGATGGACACGGTGACCGAGAGTGACCTCGCGATCGCGATGGCTCGCAAGGGGGGGTTGGGCGTGCTCCACCGCAACATGACCGTCGAGGAGATGGACGTCGAGATCGAGCGGGTCAAACGCGCCGACGAACTGGTGATCCGCCGGGACGACGTGGTGACGGCCGACCCGGACCAGACGGTCCAGGAGGTCGACGAGATGATGGAAGGGGAGGGCGTCAGCGGCGCGCCGGTCGTCGACGACGACGACGTGGTGTTGGGGAT
This window encodes:
- a CDS encoding FAD-binding and (Fe-S)-binding domain-containing protein, which codes for MAIDERSTGLETSAGSLGHEHPDAEEYRALAEDLRSGVQGDVSFDEYAQVLYATDGSIYQAKPAGVVLPKTVDDVQHTVETAAEHGVPILPRGTGSSLGGQTVGPGCVVIDFTRYMDDIVDVDPDGQRAVVQPGVVQDHLDTHLEQYGLKFAPDPASSNRSTVVGGIGNNSTGAHSVRYGITDAYTEELDVVLADGSLIHTEEIVLDSDEWDEKVAGDGLEADIYETVRRLVEDHEAEIEEKYPDLKRSVSGYNLQKVIYENDAGEEVINLSKLLVGAEGTLGVIVEAEVSLVTLPEETALVLYCFDDLVETMEAVPEALQFDVGAVELMDDEVFQLAADSTEYAQYVDVIPEGTTAALMLEFDSELVDDFEAAIAETNDYFVENGDAFHAVEAYTEADQADIWKLRKAAIPLLMGMEGDPKPYPFIEDATVPPEELAEYVFEFEEVLEDHGTSAAYFAHAGSGTLHIRPILNLKEDEGIQKMHSITEDVTDLVLEHHGSFSGEHGDGMARTEFTPKMYGEELWTAFKELKTAFDPDWQMHPGNVVYRAGPEDVGPDSERGVGADMRENLRYGADYQSVEPQTALDFENEGGFSHLVELCNGCGTCRQTDSEVMCPTYRASEEEIQTTRGRANLLRAAISGELDEDEIYSERFQEEVMDLCVGCKGCKSDCPTGVDMAKLKTEVKHQYHQEEGVSLRERVFANIDTLSKLGSMLSPVSNLAPKIPGARAVMEAAIGISRERELPTFASESLEAWFERRGRCRVAPSDAEDQVLLFPDTYTNYIYPDAGKAAVEVLEAANVFVRIPDDVAPSGRAAFSSGMLDLCRDRAEKNVAALHETVEDGWSVVFVEPSDAVMFQDEYRDLLSGPAVETVADAAYGVMEYADVTGLTGTVEFETPRTSLSYHGHCNQKATNKDHHALGVLQGAGYEVDPLDTTCCGMAGSFGYHEEHYDISQAIGSLLFEAVEESPGEEVTAPGASCRSQLGDEYDDHPPHPVEKLAAAVD
- a CDS encoding VOC family protein, translating into MSLLHVCLNVADAAESIAFYEQFGFEESWSFVTPDGETENRYVADENGMEIQLSETAGETEFDEGTAWDHLAVVVDDVDAVFEGIDHYGVVEEPGDQPAAGARTAFVEDPDGHVVELVEPLE
- a CDS encoding HpcH/HpaI aldolase/citrate lyase family protein, coding for MSEDVELRRTQLATPASDPDFMESASRSDADEVFLDLEDSVAPNAKADAREPLVEAAKTHDWSEKILSFRMNGIDTKWWYDDIIEVVGQAGEYIDDIIIPKVAGPSDVHTVANLLTQVEENNGLEVGRIGLEPQIEDGEGMHNVHEIAHSSDRLSSIIFGPGDYSAAMGTPGLDIGQFPEYPGHYWHHALSECNAAAKSAGLPCLDGPYADIDDPEGFRTSAERANMIGCDGKWAIHPSQIELGNEVFAPDPEVAERAERIVEAYAEAMEEGKGAVSVDGQMVDEATNKMAQDIVDKARAAGVL
- a CDS encoding acetamidase/formamidase family protein produces the protein MTAHELTAAKQGEYHYTVGPYAEPVLEIEPGDTVAVETEDAFEGAIETEDDLPSEVLGEGHNPQNGPITVAGATPGDALAVTIERIEPRGPQPRGTTCTVPYFGGLSATDRTAMLHDPLPEIVKKLRVTTEGTVWDDDITIPYEPFVGTIGTSPRIDSVNALTPFKHGGNMDLPDVRPGNTIYLPVEVEGGYLYLGDCHAAQGDGELCGVAIEIPTTTTITVDVVEDWDLEWPRLESEDFVMSVGSARPMEDAARTAYADLVAWLADDYGFDEMEAYMLLTQVGQVRLGNMVDPNYTVGAGIDKSYL